In the genome of Cryptomeria japonica chromosome 8, Sugi_1.0, whole genome shotgun sequence, one region contains:
- the LOC131028855 gene encoding uncharacterized protein LOC131028855, with protein sequence MRSSQGIVSAALGCCLNCLLSAIDFVNKFTINVTAMTGENYCSSARLAYELLKRNLLSVVVVETISTRLLFGIFLVVSLAYAIMVWGVLKAATSLGRDAYLVTGFAWLLLFMVLGYFVHVLDNVIDAVYICYTADKDRGRVSKPDVHSVYVLLPVSRNDTSSLAVQEISC encoded by the exons ATGAGATCGTCACAAGGCATTGTTTCTGCTGCACTTGGTTGCTGTTTGAATTGCCTACTCTCAGCAATTGATTTTGTGAATAAGTTCACCATCAACGTCACTGCAATGACAGGAGAAAACTATTGCTCTTCTGCTAGGCTGGCATATGAACTTCTCAAGCGGAATCTTCTATCAGTAGTTGTTGTTGAAACAATATCCACCCGCCTATTGTTTGGAATATTCTTAGTTGTGTCCCTTGCATATGCCATAATG GTATGGGGTGTACTCAAGGCTGCAACTTCACTTGGAAGGGATGCCTACTTGGTTACAGGGTTTGCATGGTTACTGCTATTCATGGTACTTGGATATTTTGTTCATGTTCTGGACAATGTAATAGATGCCGTTTATATATGCTATACAGCAGATAAAGACAGAGGACGCGTGTCAAAACCCGACGTTCACAGTGTGTATGTTCTGCTTCCTGTTTCCAGAAATGACACCTCTTCCCTTGCAGTACAAGAAATTTCTTGCTAA